In Euphorbia lathyris chromosome 2, ddEupLath1.1, whole genome shotgun sequence, the sequence AGATTGGCTATGTTAGGCTTTGTAGCTGCAGTTGCAGTTGAACTAGCCAACGGTCATGATTTGTTGAGTCAAGTATCAGATGGTGGAATCACATGGTTCGTAGGATCGAGTGTGTTGCTCTCACTTGCATCATTGATACCACTGTTGAAAGGAGTTAGTGTTGAATCTAAGTCGGATGGGTTTATGACGTCTGATGCTGAGCTTTGGAACGGCAGATTTGCTATGTTGGGACTTGTTGCTCTTGCATTCACAGAGTATGTTAAGGGTGGAGCTTTCATCTGATCTAATTTGAAATTTTCATCTGTATTAATACACATGTAAATAGGATCAAGTTTGATACTTCTTTCTGGTCAGGATTCACACTGTTCACACATGTAATGTATACTTTATAAACTCTTCTTTTGGAATTTTCATACAGTACTGTGGATGTTATTTGCTTGATAATATAATCATAACATTCTAATTGATAATCAGTTTGATTTACAAGCAAATTGACTAACTTTAGCCACCTATTTTGTACATCATAACAAGCCTAACTTTCTCTAATTATAACTCAATGTTCCACGAAAACTTAAATTCATTTGGAATCATCTAATTTCATTTCTCCTTTAATGACTAAACACATTTATCGGAATTAGTACGACTGGATTTCAGACTTGGAGTAGTAAAGTTTAGTCCTAtcttatataaatttatattgatgtatatataaaattaaaatcaaaactatataaatttttaggataagatgtaaaaataatCTCAACGATAAACGAACGTTAACAcataaaatgatacaattttacttctaatgttgaatgaaaactaaatttaCCTTAACATATAACAAACATAATTAATAAACTCGAAAAAACCAACAAACTATATTATACTTTGTACaagttagaaaaaaaaaaattaaatatttcttcaaattgaaaaatattattctCCAATTCTTTTattaactaaaaaatataaatttctttagaaccaattaatatttttcagtgAAAATAGAGTGATGGTTTAGGGAAAGGCCGGACATCCCGACTAGATCGGCACCCCCAGCCAAATAACCCAAACCCGGacccgaatattattaaaaagcaAACGAAGAATAtacaaaggaataaagaaacaGAAAGAGGATAATAGAGTAAAACTAAATTCTAAATTGTCCAACCGAACTACAATCCtcataaatgaaagaattacaAAACGATGGAGAAGTATTCCACCAAACCAAATTAGGAATAGTCGCTCCGTGCTTCGCTAAGGTATCGGCAACTCGATTTCCTTCGCGATAAATGTGAGAGATGACCACACGCATATGTTGAAGATGGAACAAGCAATCAAACCACGCAGCACGCACTTCCCAAGGCACCTTGTGAGTTTTAGAttttaaaataatgaaatatctgtattttataatgacgtctaaaattgatccaacttgccaaCTTAAGGACAAATTGTACTTTAGACgttatgaaaaaaaattgcTCACGACTATCcacattagaggtattttttcACCTTATCTCTGAGATTTTAGTACTatagaaaaatgctaaaaagtAGTTTTTACATATACTATATTATCGATTAATATGCCTATCTTTTGACAGTAGATGAACTATCGATAGGTGTCAAACATAGTCTTCGAGTTGCAAAATGACTCCATCTTAACACAGTTAAAAGTAATATTCTCAATGTAACACAAAAAACAACTTGCGAGTTAATTATCTTCCATACGGTTGCGTAATTATGTCTTAATAATATTCAGTGGAGAAAAATATCTTTCACTAGTAGATGTTGCAATAAGTAAGACTAATGGCAACTCTATAAGTAAATATATACACTAGACGAAAAAAATGTGATATTGCCTTTCCACCATCATTTTTGCAAGCTCACCAATATCACGAAGATTAGAGAATGTTTCATTTAATCTCATATCATGAATGTAGAGACTAAGTTCATAGTTAAACTCAGTTATCTCACGATTAGAAAAATCATTTGAATATAACTTATCAAGACAAAAGTAGCATCTCATAATCAAACTGATCGAATAAATTTGAAAGATCAAAACACGGTATGCACAAAAGTAATTCTGAAGTTAATTCTAGAAAACGATTGTCAGTTTCTAAAGCAATAGAATCAATAGCCTATCATTtgtacaaataaaaataatttagaatACTTTAAAGATTA encodes:
- the LOC136219674 gene encoding early light-induced protein 1, chloroplastic-like codes for the protein MAGATTSLLCNPVLRTVSNRASVTQFLATPSRHRIVRFSTPVRCMAEGDQKEKENVMKQKPLESVATPPKLKSSPTKFSDILAFSGPAPERINGRLAMLGFVAAVAVELANGHDLLSQVSDGGITWFVGSSVLLSLASLIPLLKGVSVESKSDGFMTSDAELWNGRFAMLGLVALAFTEYVKGGAFI